The genomic segment AGCTACGAgattttgaagttggagacAATTCATTAACTGGGGTCCTATCTGAAGACCATTTTGCGAAACTCCGAGAGCTGAAGTCACTGGGCCTAACAGGAAACTCGCTCGCTCTGAACGTGAGCTCCTCGTGGGTTCCTCCTTTTCAACTCCATGAAATTCAGATGCGATCCATCATTGTGGGACCCAGGTTTCCAGCTTGGCTTCGGACGCAGAAGGAGGTTGAGGAGTTAGACATGCGGAACGCGAGCATTGCAGATGCCATACCCAGCTGGTTTCGAGTGCTTTGTCATAATATTACGTCAGTAGATCTCTCCAGCAACAGCCTAACTGGAAATCCTTTGGAGTTCAAACAATTGAAGCATAGACCAAGTCGTTATCGTTATCGACAGCTATCTCTAAGCTCCAACAAATTTGATGGATCTCTCAAATCATTTCCGTTGGATATTTCAGGTTTAGATCTTTCACACAATTTTCTTACTGGACATATTCCGCAGCTTGAAGTTGGTCAAACGGTTGTACCTGCGCTGTCGTCTCTCTATCTGAATGATAACCGTTTCACAGGTACTATCCCTGAAAACTTGTGCAAGTGGGAATCTTTATCAGAATTGGATCTATCCAACAATCTTCTGTCCGGAAGTGTTCCTCTGTGTCTAGGAAACTTGCGAGACCTGTGGGTCCTAAACTTGGCAAATAACAGTCTATCCGGTCAAATTCCAAGTTCACTGGGTAACTTGCGGCGACTTGATGCTCTGCATTTGAATGGAAACAAATTGGTTGGGAAGCTCCCTGCCTCAATGCAGCATCTGAGAAATTTGCAAACTCTTGATCTCGGTGACAATGGACTGAAGGATATTATACCAGCTTGGATTGGGGAAAGGTTATCAAATTTATGGTTTCTAAGATTTCAGTCAAATAACTTCCACGGACCTATTTCCGATACACTCTGCCAACTCTCACATCTTCGAGTGCTGAACTTAGCACATAATAACTTGAGTGGATTTATTCCTCGCTGCTTTAACAACATTAGTGCCATGGTATCAGGGCTACATGGAGATGGCGGCATTGATGAACCAGAAAGGCTTGAAGACATTAAGGGAGGAAGAGAAGTTGAGTATTACGCATTGAGCCTTTTCTTTGTTAATTCCGTAAGCCTCTCAGCAAATAATTTAGTTGGTGAGATCCCTGATGAGATAATGGAGCTGGTTCAATTGCAAGTTTTGAATCTTTCACAAAATCATTTGACTGGAAAGATCCCTGATAAGATTGGCAACTTGAAGCAAATTGAAACACTCGATCTATCAATGAATGCACTCTTCGGTGCAATCCCTGAAAGCTTATCTGATTTGTACTCATTGAACTCTCTGAATTTGTCACACAATAAACTTTCAGGGCCAATACCATCAGGAAATCAGCTTCAGACCTTGACCGATCCATCCATCTATGAAGGAAACAGTGGACTCTGCGGCAAACCGCTCCCAAACAGCTGCTGGGAACACAAATTGCCTACCAAAAATGGGCCTATTGATGATGAGGATGAAGGCCACGGCGAATCTGATTGGTCTTGGTTTTATGCTGGAATAGGACCGGGTTTTGCTGTCGGGCTCTTGGGAGTTCTGGGAATCCTTCTCTTCAAGAAGTCATGGCGCTATGCATACTTCAAGTTTATAGAAAGTGCCTGCGACAAAATCTGGGTAAAGACTACTCGCCTGAGGAGGAAGTTCCGTTGAGTAAGTTCCTATAAAAGCACTTATACTCTGTTTCTCATATCACACACTAATCCGTAGCATGCTGTCTTTGATAAATTgctctttgaaaatttcacatttttgtAGACATTCCTTCATCTAACTTATTCTTTTTAGAACTAATTAGAACTTAACATtgataatttgcaaaattaTTGTGATTTGTAATttgtttttccaaatatttCTAAATATTTGTGTTATGCATCCCAACTTGCCCAATTCTATCCAGTAAGAAAATGATAGAGcttaataactttttttttcttccaaacaaaGAATAACGTTGCAATTGTAACGTAAAGTAGTAGACTAACTAAACCAAGGCGATTCTAACATCAAATCAATAGCTTTCGAAGGAATTTTTTCCCCAATGAACTATTATGTGATTGGAAACCAAATATTTCCTTTCCTtaccttttgaaaattttgatccaaaaatTAGATAGCAAAACCTTTCTCTCTTTCTACTAGCAATTGTTTCAACTCTCCCAAAAGTTTTGAAATCTAATAATTCTCTTATATTATTCATACTTACATTACAATTTCTTATGTTTCATTAAAATCGATATTACAAATAtcattgatttttttatttatgaccGATTacaaatataattattttactGTTAGCATTTTAACGGAATAAATATTCGATGTCGAACAATTTAGATTGACCGATTAGTTCACTGATCTAATTTTGTGTCAACGGTTTTATGCTTCAGAAGAATTCACTGATGtagttatttaatttctaattGGTTTACAATCTAGCTTTTCTCCCAAAAACTCTTACAAACTACTAATTAATGTTTTTTAGGCACTTTTGAACCAGTGATTATTCTAGatgaataaatttttatattcatgtaatGCTGATATATATTTTGCCCTTCCTAGATTAGTTTTCTACCTCCTCCACCACTGCAAGGAATAAAGATTTggcaatttttatattttagacCAGACAATGTTGCCTTTTCATaaatatctctttttttttttggttggttaTAGATGAAATTGGCACTTTGCTGGAGAAAATTTACTAATATTAGTACTTTGTTATCTTCCAATCTGATAGGCCCACAATCATTCAAGCGCTTGCTGCTGCTGTTGTTTGGCTCTCAGAATGAGCAATTTCTTCTAGGTGATTTGAGAAGCAGTTGTAGTTTTACTgtatttttgtatgattatattTTGTGGGCAATTTCTGCTGATGTAATATGAAAATTAGACCTCCTTTTATTTGCTACGAATTCTATGTCAATAAAAGTTACAATAGTTTgactaaaaaattttattattttgttttgccTGACAAGAGACTTCCATAAACTAAACAAAATTATGCAGAATAATTAAAACATATGCTTAACTCCATGTTTTGCTGTTGGCTTTGCAATTCCTTAGAAATGCTGAATTCTTGATGGTTTGGTAAGCAAAATGATTTCCAGAAAAATAGTTCTTATATTTTGGATTATCGATTTGTCAAGGAAAATATGCAGCAATACAGAAATCAATCTTGaattcactttatttgttttcatttctCAAATTTCACAATTCAGTAGAACATAATTTGACTCCCATTCTTTAACCAAAATTGTCTTCACAATTTCACTGTCATCTTCAACCCACTTGTTTTTGATGCTCATAAACgcgtttaaaagaaaaaaggagttGCCCAATATCTTGTATAAAAATTTAACAGCTGAATTGCTAAGTTTAAGACCCTATTTACCTCAAAATTTACTATGAACAATTCtcaattgctttgattttcctAAAATATGCTTTTCTATCTACAaaagcaaagaagaaaaaaaccaaCCGTCAACTTCTTTAAAATTTCCCATCATAAACAAACTACGCTGTTGAGCCATTGTAACATTGTTTGATCAAACATAGTAACTAGagattttcttactttattttatttttattgtatttttttattttaacgtAAGTAGAAAGTCTTGAACCCAGGATCTACCATCCAATCCATCCCTCTTCCTTCTTCTAGTAACCAAAGATTGTATCGCTGTTTGATAAAATGTAATTACTCTAAGATTATGTTACTAATTATGCGCAATTTAATATCAGAGGTTTTGCAAGTATTTTCAAGAGTATTTTTAACCAAAGATTCTATATCTTTttcattatttactttttcctaaaatacatgTGTACATAGATTGTGCCTTACCTAGCGATCCTAATAATTACACGCACTAGTATGAACTAGACAAAATTTGCTACTTGTGAGGCCATTATCCAACATTTACATGAGttgccattttatttatttatcgatAGTAATAATTAATAAAAGAGAAGGATGAAATGATTACCTTAGTAGTTTTGACATAGAGCTTAGGGCTCGTGGAGTTTAATGTAGAGTAGGATTATGTAGAGCCTTGTTCAGGTTGGGCCAATCAACTCATTATGGTAAAATGGAGCCAAAAATTCATGGGCCTGGAGTTCAAGAAAATATTCCAAATCTGTGGTTGGTGGTTTAGCTGCAAATCATCTAAAGTCAATTGCTGCCATTCCCCAATGAGGAATAACTTCAAacccaattgaggatttttttttttttttggtccatgTACGATTGGGAGGTAAAAGGTAATTTTATTCGAGTTCACCTATAAAAAGCAACTTTAGTACATTGATATTTTGGTCTTTACTTTAACACCACAACTTAAGAACATTGATGTTTCTGCAAATTCTTTTGACAAACAATACCCATTATTTCTATTTGTTACTGGTATATAAGTTCCTTAGAAATTAGAAAACATTGATGTTTCTACTCTAGAATATTAATTTTGTCTTTCAATTGTGACCTTTTGCATTGAATTTCCAATTATGAGGATAAATACGAACAACACAATTAAAGTAGAGGGAGACCATTGGAAAAATGAGAAGTTCAAGGGAAAATATTAAAACAATATCACAAGGATAAAGTGAataaaaaaggggaaaatttttgaaacctcaCAAACAGCGCGGTTGCTTGTGAGCTTGAGTAAGAGTAGCTTTGATCAAGGCTAGAGGAAAGAATTAGATAGAACTTAAGGTCCATATCCCCCAGAAGCAGCTTCTATCATCATTGATGTCCAGGAAAACCAAAGATATTAGATTGGCAACTCTGATAGATGACATCAACAATTTAAACTCTTTATTTCAAAAATGCTCATTTTGTTTAGATATAGCAAATGACAATATAAGTAAAGTTGTTAGTACTTATGCAGTTGGCATTTGTGGTGATGAGGAATGGAATAATTCTCAAGGTGTCTAACACTTTTGAATAGTCTCTTGGAGCCATTGCTCTACAAATGTAAAGTTAtgaatttatcaatataattccTATCGtttcagaagaaaaaaaatgttcaaGAACTACTTTTTGAAGTGACTTTCTCACGTTTTTCTGCAAATCAATTGTACTCAATCGGTGCAAAGATCCATAGAATTTTATACAAAAGTATTGTTCTATGAAATTAATTTCACGTAACCCCTTTGACGTATAACATAATTGCAAAAGCTAGCAATAGGCATCGAGAATCACAATTAACTCTCATATTTTAATGCTTACATAAACAAACCCAAATAAGATTAGCAAAATGTTACTTTGATTTTCCTAAAATATGCTTTTCTATCTACAAATGCAGAGATGAAAAAAATCAACCGTTGACTTCTTCAGAACTTCCCACCGTAAACAAATTACGCTGTTGTGCTTCTGTAGTATTATGTGATCAAGCATGGTAACTAGAGATTTTCttactttgttttatttttagtgtattttttttattttagtgtaAGTAGAAAGTCTTGAATCCAGAATCTCttatttgtactccctttttCTTATCACCCAATCTATCTAATAGGTGTTGgatctgtgcaataataaaatcctACTCTCAAAGTTGTAAATAAGTACAATGGCAAGTAACGTCATCTTCAAAGGGATTAggagaaaattttgtttctttccaaatgAGAATTAATTGGGGGAGTTTGGacaattgaaaatgaaaatcaataatcaatgcaaattaaaaataattaaattcaaacaagttaaacttaattcAAGGATAAacgaactctagccaaggaAATAACTCCAGGAGTGGTTCAAATGATTGATTATCgatacaataattatttcaattaTTCGCTAATAAACATAAACGACCAACTTTTTCTTAGTGTCTCAATAGTTAAGGTACGTTTGTTAACTACTTCTTTAATCAAAAAATAACTCTAGATATgcccatagaatttaatttcttgattaCATTAAAAACCAAAAAAGCCCTATTCTAATTAACAAACACACTACCAAGGTTTATTTAATTTAGATCGTATGTCTCCCTAACATGATCCCAATCACATTAGTTGTCACTAATTTaagataattaaacaattacagatttaacTGTCCTATTTGACAATAATTCGTTGGGTCGAATTAAATATCAGGCGCCTTGGATATTCAAACAACTAACAACcatgagaaattaaatcagaaGACATACAAATattaatgaataaaataaattgataaaaatgATTAGATCTCATAGATATTGATGAACCAAACCCTTTGTTATTCTTCaactagaaaaagagaattTAGTTGCACATCATCACGATTGAACAAtacgaattgattgaagtgtTTTCCATAACCATCCAATAATGTCCAAaacataagaaaaagaaaaaacgatGAAGGCGGCTAAAGCTTTCTGCCTTTTTTCCGTGAGTGCCAGTCACAAGACCCCTTGACCTTTTTTAGCACCCCCAATTCGGTTTCTACTTGGCTAACCGAAAAATAGAATTCTAATTGAAAAAGGAAACTTCAAAAATAATCCTAATTGTTCCCTTAATAAAAACATCTAAGAAAAATGACAATTTCCTAGTATTTGGCTCTTTGCCTAACTCCCTAGGTAAACTCCATCTTGACTTTGCAAACTCGCGCTTGATGactaatttcaagaaaattgccCCTTTTTAGCCATTTTCGCTCCAACGCCCTATAATtaacacaaaacaaaaaatataagCAGAATCtgacaattaaaataatatttgacaagaataaagggaaaattaatcATAAATTTAATATCAAATTTCAACGTATCACCATCCCTCCCCCCTTCTAGCAACTAGAGATTGTATCACTGTTTGATAAATGTAATTACTCTAAAATTATGTTACTAATTATGCGCAATTTAATATAAGAGGTTTTGCAAGTATTTTCAAGAGTTTTTTGCCAAATAGTTGTAATCTGTATTAAAAATTCTATCATTATTTGTTATTCCCATTTTCTACTTGCATGATGAAGTATTATATTGCCATCTCATACTACATACCATCCATGTTGACATAACTGCGACTTCTAAGTTCTGTACTTATCCACTACTATTATATATATCtaacttcaattaaaaaaatCCCAATACTCTATAATTaattcttttgctctaactagTTTGTTATTTTATATCTTTTTCACTATTTactttttcctaaaatataCGCACACATAGAGTGTGTGTCTCACCCAGTGATTCTAATAATTACACGAACTAGACAAATTTTCTACTTGTGAGGCCAGTTATCCAACATTTACATGGGTTACCATTTTATCTATTTATCTACACTAATTATATCTAcactaattaataaaaaaagaagGACAAAATGATTTCCTGAGTCGTATTGACACAGAGCTTAGGGCCCGTGAAATTGAGTGTTGCAGAGTAGGATTATGTGGAGCCTTGTTCAGGTTGGGCCAAGTGACGGATTTCGGTGAAATGGAGCCGAGAATTCATAGGCCTGGAAGTCCAGAATATTTTCCGCATCATTTGTTGGTGGTTTATCTGCAAATCATGTAAAGTCAATTGCTGCCATTCCCTATGAGCAATGACTTCCacccaattgaggatttttttttttttgtattttttggtcCATGTTCAATTGGGAGGTAAAAGGTAGTTTTAATAAAATCCACCTATAAAAAGCAGGCTTAAGTAACAACATTTTTAAGTGATAGACACAAACATGAGAGTTTGTGAAATTAAGGAGGTGGACTATCTATTAGTTTGTTTCTGTTGTTCAAGTCGTATGTCGATATTATGCAGTTCTTTAATTTGGAACACAAcctgacctttttttttttcatgcaaCACAACGTGAACTTAATTATTCTCTCACATTAAATACTCATTCTCCATTTCCTCCAAATTGCCACAAAATTTGTACattattgattcaaaaaattttatagaaatAAAATAAGCTAACTTAAAGCGACATATAAATGTAATAAATTAGCTTATAGTAAGATAGAGATTGATGGCATGTGACAAGAAGCCCTTGCTAGGTACACCATTGAGAAGAGAGGCAGAGGGATGAGGTTGAAGAATCACCACCCTGTTATGATCATACAATTGCTGTTCCCCGCAAATTATTATCCATATTAAAGTTTAAGAAAACAATTTGATCAAACCTTATATTAGTCATATCATTGTTTTGTTTGGTCTTTACTTTAACACCACAACTTAAGGACATTTATGTTTCTGCAAATTCTTTTGACAAACAATACCCTGTATTTCTATTTGTTACTAGCACTGGGAAGTTCCTTAGAAACTAGAAAACTGCAATGTTGGCCTCTCAGCTTTTCAAATAGGCTAACATATAATGCCAGATTCTACTCTAGAATGTTGATTTTGTCTTTCAATTGTCACCTTTTGCATTGAATTTCCAGTTATGAGGATATGAGGATAAATACGAACAACACAATTAAAGTAGAGGGAGACTATTGGAAAAATAGAAGTTCGAGGggaaatatttaaacaatatcAAAACGATAGAGTGAATAAAAAGGGggtaattttttgaaacttctTCTATGGTTTCTGAAGATTTCACCTAGCGCCCCTCTAAATTCAACAATTACACTAACCCCTCTTGTGTTTATTGTTTTGGTAACAAAATCTTTGAAAAGACACAAATTTCACATAAATATTCTAAATtggcattcttttttttttttttttaagaaaaatgttgtCTTATATTATTCTCTCTACCACCAAAATACAAACCCTCCCAGCACGTGAAGAACACAAAGGATAGgcaattatattatattaggAATTAGCCCCTTGAGGTTGTTTAATCATAATTTACCCCTTGAGGTTCTTTTGCATCTCAAGTAGATTGCTTTTACTATGTTGTCATTAGGTAACTACTTAATCGCTTACGtgcgccaaaaaaaaaaaaaaacgtttaCTTGCATGGCTGACCAGGGGGCAACAAAAAAGCTATAAATTATAATCCACTAACCAAAAATCTTgcatttatataaataaataaatttattgatGCATATTAATTAGTCGCTGTAATTCTTCAATTATCCAACCCCAAGAATTAATATGAATAAGGAGAAGGAGGGTACAAGGCCAAAGGTACCGAAACCTTTTTGATGAAATTCAATTTGGTAACCTCATCCGTAGTGGAAGGAATTGTTGAAGAacgggaaaacaaaaaaaaaaaaaaagaaggagagtcatatttaaaaatgaaaaaaaaatttacaccgACAGTGTAGAAAAACTTAATTCATTATTTgcaaagttctttttttttggtatccAAATTATTTGATTTGTCGACAATTATACAgaattgatgaaaatttgaaacTGTCAGGTCTAAACATGTCTTCTCAAACCCCAAAACATTTGTTATTcccatttgacaaattttcaacTGGTTTGCTGATTTTCTATCAAACATTTTACATTAATTTAAATTGCAAAAAAAGAGGGTGGAATCTAGAATATGTCTCCAATGTtgtgaaactaataaaataaactactaaaatAGCGATTGAAATATTAGAAAAAGAAGTAGAAGAGAGAGAATAGAGAACCATTTCATTATTATTTCAACTGATCACAGGTTCTTCTTGTTCCTGTTACAAAGAGAGGTTAGGATATCTCTATGTATAGATAATACAATATTAAAGGTACATGAATCctattaaacacttatacatgaatttagtacttcaaatacatcaattgaataattccaaaaatgaattgaaatgattCATCCAATGTACCAGTGAATCTTGTGGAGGATTCATGGATCAATCTTTTCGAGAATATAAATGAACAATTacatatttaattattttataacaCTCCTCCTTGGATATCCATTATACAAAGAATATGTTTCATCAAAACCTTACGAGGGAAAAATCCAATGGAATAAAAACCCtagtaaaggaaaaaaagtacATTATTATTATGTATTAATTTCTCCTCCTGATGTAAAAcatcatttgagatcttttagcAATGTATTCCAATATTCTTCACCAATTTTTCAATGTTGCAGTTGACAATGccttgataaataaatttgccAAATTATTATCTACTTAGATTTATTGCACATAATTTCACCATTCTTTTGTAAATCATGAATAaagaagaattttggtgaaatatatTTCTTCCTATCTCCTGTAATATATCCTCCTTTCAATTGAGTTATACAAGCTGCATTATCTTCATATAATATagttggaggattttttttatcaaagaaTAACCCACAACTCTTCCGAATGTAGTGGATCATTGATTTTAACCAAACACATTCTCGATTGGCCTCatgaattgctattatttcaGCATAATTCGATGAAATGGCAGCTAATGATTGATTTGTAGATCGCCAAGAAATAGCAGTACCGCCACATGTAAATAACTAACCAGTTTGAGATCTTGCTTTATGTGGGTCAGATAAATATCCAGCATCAGCATTACCAAACTtagatttatttgaataaaataaaccaaTATCATTTGTTCCTTGGAGAtagtgaaaaatatatttaataccATTCCAAAGTCGTCTCGTAGACAAGGAActaaatcttgctaataaatTCACTGCGATTGATTATTTGTTCATAAAATGTACAAACAAATGATGAAGGGTTATTTGGAGTATCTGGAGTGATTATTTGGAGAAGCGAGATGAAGGGGttcctcaatttcttcatcGTCCGGCTGTGAAGGAAGGAGAGGAGAAAAACAGAGGGTGATGGTAGAGAGGCAAGGAGACAACAGAGGGAAAGGGAAAgcgaaagaaagaatgaaggtGACAGCTGGCTAAATCTGGAGCTGAAGgggttcttcaatttcttcatcgtCTGGCTGtgaaggaggagaaaaaaaggcGAAagggaaattgaaaaaaaaaaatgaagaaagggATGGCTAA from the Coffea arabica cultivar ET-39 chromosome 11e, Coffea Arabica ET-39 HiFi, whole genome shotgun sequence genome contains:
- the LOC113716520 gene encoding receptor-like protein EIX2, coding for MEHHLLCASSSLLLLFLFSSILVTNQFTFGSSKQAHNYANVSCIENERQALLLFKHGLIDESNRLSSWIGEGCCSWEGISCHKITGSVLKLDLRNTVPPYSDYDDYLKNQLGGHLSPSLVNLTDLRYLDLSLNYFSGIQVPAFLGLLKNLRYLNLSSAGFGGEIPHRLGNLSHLQYLDLGYSSSSPVSNWLRTKDLGWVAGLSSLKGLVLSQLNLTSTQDGLQSINMLPSLTMLDLDSCGLFIHPHLSHVNFTSLIFLDLSENNFNNYTVPPWLHNLTGLHDFRLGHNNLSDPIHGLFHQMTSLVHLDLSSNRFDVSTLKSLCKASNLTYLDLSFNNVQGSIPSEIGQLINLTYLDLSSNDLQGSIPSEIGQLSKLTNLLLSFNKLNGTIPTNLWQLTKLRDFEVGDNSLTGVLSEDHFAKLRELKSLGLTGNSLALNVSSSWVPPFQLHEIQMRSIIVGPRFPAWLRTQKEVEELDMRNASIADAIPSWFRVLCHNITSVDLSSNSLTGNPLEFKQLKHRPSRYRYRQLSLSSNKFDGSLKSFPLDISGLDLSHNFLTGHIPQLEVGQTVVPALSSLYLNDNRFTGTIPENLCKWESLSELDLSNNLLSGSVPLCLGNLRDLWVLNLANNSLSGQIPSSLGNLRRLDALHLNGNKLVGKLPASMQHLRNLQTLDLGDNGLKDIIPAWIGERLSNLWFLRFQSNNFHGPISDTLCQLSHLRVLNLAHNNLSGFIPRCFNNISAMVSGLHGDGGIDEPERLEDIKGGREVEYYALSLFFVNSVSLSANNLVGEIPDEIMELVQLQVLNLSQNHLTGKIPDKIGNLKQIETLDLSMNALFGAIPESLSDLYSLNSLNLSHNKLSGPIPSGNQLQTLTDPSIYEGNSGLCGKPLPNSCWEHKLPTKNGPIDDEDEGHGESDWSWFYAGIGPGFAVGLLGVLGILLFKKSWRYAYFKFIESACDKIWVKTTRLRRKFR